One Entelurus aequoreus isolate RoL-2023_Sb linkage group LG09, RoL_Eaeq_v1.1, whole genome shotgun sequence genomic window carries:
- the LOC133657561 gene encoding zinc finger protein 184-like — protein MSPPPLIQAFINERLAAAAEEIFEFFERIVVKYEEEASSSQMEIKRLRGVLLDLVSHHKTDFLQSAAHEEEHSLEQHPCQRESRVNFGRTELELLHVKQEQPALWEADDQVREDSQFLCAPQSSGWEQDEREDNKGSLQMEIQVDTAPLMLPVSTLQLSPPRDGLEIQTLEGSAGQTFTELSHLTLVTQDYRCHLCDKSFSYNHHLVNHALRIHWKDVRCAVCGDSLESPVRLSEHLQSHRGSKTCPTCGKRCSSVSALAEHTTSHTGEKPHRCHMCGKECSRKGDLKIHMRIHTGEKPYCCSHCAKRFTHSGHLRKHLRSHTGERPHTCGVCGRGFLQSTHLKHHLTTHRQTS, from the exons ATGTCACCACCGCCGTTAATTCAGGCATTCATAAACGAACGTCTGGCAGCCGCTGCAGAGGAGATATTTGAGTTTTTTGAGCGAATAGTTGTCAAATACGAAGAAGAAGCTTCCAGCTCGCAAATGGAGATAAAACGCCTCCGAGGTGTTCTGCTGGATTTAGTTTCACACCACAAAACAG ACTTTTTGCAGTCAGCAGCCCATGAGGAGGAACATTCCCTCGAACAGCATCCCTGTCAGCGGGAGTCGAGGGTGAACTTCGGTCGCACGGAATTAGAGCTGCTCCACGTTAAACAGGAACAACCGGCACTGTGGGAGGCCGACGACCAAGTCCGGGAGGATTCCCAATTCTTGTGCGCGCCTCAGTCTTCTGGCTGGGAGCAAGATGAGCGAGAAGACAACAAAGGGTCTCTGCAGATGGAGATTCAGGTGGACACTGCACCCTTGATgcttcctgtcagcactcttcaATTATCCCCGCCCCGGGATGGACTTGAGATACAAACCCTAGAGGGATCAGCAGGGCAAACCTTCACCGAGTTGTCACATCTGACTTTGGTCACGCAGGACTACCGCTGTCACCTGTGCGACAAGTCCTTCTCCTACAACCACCACCTGGTCAACCACGCGCTCCGCATCCACTGGAAGGACGTGCGCTGCGCCGTGTGCGGAGACTCCCTGGAGTCCCCCGTGCGCCTCAGCGAGCACCTTCAGTCGCACCGCGGCTCCAAGACCTGCCCCACGTGCGGCAAGCGGTGCAGCAGCGTGAGCGCGCTGGCCGAGCACACGACCAGCCACACGGGCGAGAAGCCGCACCGCTGCCACATGTGCGGCAAGGAGTGCAGCCGCAAGGGCGACCTGAAGATACACATGAGGATCCACACGGGCGAGAAGCCGTACTGCTGCTCGCACTGCGCCAAGCGCTTCACGCACAGCGGGCACCTGAGGAAGCACCTGAGGAGCCACACGGGCGAGAGGCCGCACACGTGTGGCGTCTGCGGGCGAGGCTTCCTGCAGAGCACGCACCTCAAACATCACCTGACCACTCAC